The sequence below is a genomic window from Nostoc flagelliforme CCNUN1.
AGCGACGACGTAGGTCTACGATTGTATCAATTGGTATTTGTTTCTTTGGCATCTTATGATTTCTCCACCAATTTGTCGTGGCGTGAGTGGAGATGTTTACGTGACAACCAATCATAAAGGGTGGAAGGTGAACAATCGACTAGTTTGGCAATTGACCGTTTGCTCATTCCTTTGGCTAAATAACTGCGAATTTCTGCTTCCCTTGTGTCCAGTTTTAAATGTGCGGATTGTCGTCCTTTGGGTCGTCCTAAGGTTTTTCCTTCAGCTTTTCGTTTGGCTAATGCTTCGGTTGTTCTGAGTACAATCAATTCCCGTTCGATTTCTGCTGCCAAGCCCAAAACTGTTGCTGTGATTCGGCTTTGCATTGAATCATCTAGCACCATACCAAGTTTTACGATATGGACGTTAATTCCTCGGCGCACGCAGCACTCTAGCATTTCTAATACTTGTAGAGTAGAG
It includes:
- a CDS encoding recombinase family protein, which codes for MAMVIYAYLRVSSDRQDLHNQRHGILEYANIHALSPIQFIEDTVSGREKWSERGVGQLLTQTALESDVVIFSEVSRMARSTLQVLEMLECCVRRGINVHIVKLGMVLDDSMQSRITATVLGLAAEIERELIVLRTTEALAKRKAEGKTLGRPKGRQSAHLKLDTREAEIRSYLAKGMSKRSIAKLVDCSPSTLYDWLSRKHLHSRHDKLVEKS